A part of Lactobacillus sp. ESL0700 genomic DNA contains:
- a CDS encoding replication-associated recombination protein A — MKPLAYRMRPQNLDQVVGQQHLIGPGKIIRRMVEAKLLSSMILYGPPGIGKTSIASAIAGSTKYAFRKLNAATDSKKQLEQVAAEGKMSGTVILLLDEIHRLDKTKQDYLLPLLESGQIILIGATTENPYISISPAIRSRCQIFELKPLAENDVARAINRALTDKENGLGDYQVKLTDDAEKLLIQKGNGDLRATLNGLELAVRSTKQELIAAGKEDTNFTITQQEMADSIQMRSQNFDANGDGHYDLVSAFQKSIRGSDTDAALHYLARLIESGDLVSICRRLSVIAYEDVGLANPAAAQHAIIAIQAAQSLGFPEARIPLANAVIELALSPKSNSAMSAIDAALNDVRKNDIGAIPADLKDAHYSGAKKLGHGTGYIYPHAYPNDWIAQQYLPDKLVGKQYFAPKGNSKIEKALKEQYQVLHQMQEDGLKQK, encoded by the coding sequence ATGAAGCCGTTAGCTTACCGCATGCGTCCGCAAAATCTTGATCAAGTTGTTGGCCAGCAACATCTAATTGGTCCTGGGAAGATTATTCGCCGAATGGTTGAAGCCAAGCTGCTCTCCTCGATGATCCTTTATGGGCCACCGGGAATTGGTAAAACCAGCATTGCCAGCGCAATTGCTGGCTCAACCAAGTATGCCTTTCGGAAGTTAAATGCTGCGACGGATAGTAAAAAGCAGCTGGAACAAGTAGCCGCTGAAGGCAAAATGAGCGGCACCGTGATTTTGTTATTAGACGAAATTCACCGCTTGGACAAAACCAAGCAGGATTATCTTCTACCACTACTTGAATCTGGGCAAATTATTCTGATTGGGGCAACAACTGAAAATCCTTATATTTCGATTTCACCCGCCATTCGCTCCCGCTGCCAAATTTTCGAGCTGAAGCCATTAGCCGAAAATGATGTCGCACGGGCGATTAATCGAGCCTTAACTGATAAGGAAAATGGTCTGGGTGACTACCAAGTAAAATTAACAGATGATGCCGAAAAATTGCTGATTCAAAAAGGTAACGGCGATTTGCGAGCAACCTTAAACGGCTTGGAGCTGGCTGTTAGGTCAACTAAGCAAGAGCTAATTGCTGCTGGAAAAGAAGACACCAACTTCACCATTACTCAGCAAGAAATGGCTGATTCCATCCAGATGCGCAGCCAGAACTTTGATGCTAATGGTGATGGCCATTATGACCTTGTCTCAGCCTTTCAAAAGTCAATTCGCGGTTCTGACACCGATGCAGCCCTGCACTACTTGGCACGATTAATTGAATCAGGCGATTTGGTCTCAATCTGTCGCCGCCTAAGTGTCATTGCCTATGAGGACGTTGGCTTAGCTAATCCTGCAGCGGCTCAACATGCAATCATTGCTATTCAAGCCGCTCAAAGTCTGGGCTTCCCCGAAGCGCGGATTCCCTTAGCTAACGCCGTAATTGAGCTGGCTCTCTCACCTAAGAGCAATAGCGCAATGTCGGCAATTGATGCGGCCCTTAACGATGTTCGCAAGAATGACATTGGCGCAATTCCAGCCGATCTCAAAGACGCCCACTATTCTGGTGCCAAGAAGTTAGGCCACGGCACAGGTTATATTTATCCTCATGCCTATCCTAATGACTGGATTGCCCAACAATATTTACCTGATAAACTCGTTGGCAAGCAATACTTTGCTCCTAAAGGTAATTCTAAAATTGAAAAAGCCCTCAAGGAGCAATACCAAGTTTTGCACCAAATGCAGGAAGATGGCCTTAAACAAAAATAA
- a CDS encoding YueI family protein, which translates to MTEDLNTRVENAAKGITPQTKPDERRRFLGSLRERVLVRMDNTEVEKPELTATFLDHFADYRDYSILINGNLTGEFLDQIEAKCGQYNVPFTLVNNDTARTGAQDTAVLVVAKTAINKMRVEIGQVYPQEMPKMELGQTPKKSGFWHRLFHGGN; encoded by the coding sequence ATGACAGAAGATTTAAATACTCGCGTTGAAAATGCTGCTAAAGGAATTACCCCACAAACTAAACCTGACGAGCGCCGGCGTTTCTTAGGATCACTGCGTGAGCGCGTATTAGTCAGAATGGACAATACTGAAGTTGAAAAGCCAGAATTGACTGCAACTTTTTTAGACCATTTTGCCGATTATCGTGATTACTCAATCTTAATTAATGGCAACTTAACCGGTGAATTTTTGGATCAAATCGAAGCTAAATGCGGGCAGTACAATGTTCCCTTCACCTTAGTTAATAACGATACTGCCCGAACCGGTGCTCAAGACACTGCTGTTCTTGTTGTCGCCAAGACCGCTATCAATAAGATGCGCGTTGAGATTGGGCAAGTTTATCCGCAAGAAATGCCGAAGATGGAATTAGGCCAGACGCCAAAGAAGTCTGGCTTCTGGCACCGGCTCTTTCATGGAGGCAATTAA
- the rpsD gene encoding 30S ribosomal protein S4 has product MSRYTGPSWKRSRRLGISLSGTGKEISRRNYAPGQHGPNSRGRLSEYGEQLHEKQKLRWMYGLNERQFRTLFAQAGKIREGEHGTNFMILLERRLDSVVYRLGLATTRQQARQLVNHGHITVDGKRVDIPSYEVQVGQTIGLKEKSKNLQQVKDALEAVVTRPSFVSFDDNKLEGTLVRLPERDEMEPEINEALVVEYYNKLL; this is encoded by the coding sequence ATGTCAAGATATACAGGTCCAAGTTGGAAACGCTCAAGAAGATTAGGTATCTCACTTTCAGGTACTGGCAAGGAAATTAGTCGTCGTAACTATGCTCCTGGTCAACACGGTCCTAACTCACGTGGTCGTTTATCAGAATACGGCGAGCAATTGCACGAAAAGCAAAAGCTTCGTTGGATGTACGGTTTAAACGAACGTCAATTTAGAACTTTGTTTGCTCAAGCCGGTAAGATCCGTGAAGGTGAACACGGTACTAACTTCATGATCTTGTTAGAGCGTCGTTTGGACAGTGTTGTTTACCGTTTAGGCTTAGCTACTACTAGACAACAAGCTAGACAATTAGTTAACCATGGTCACATCACTGTTGATGGCAAGCGCGTTGACATTCCTTCATACGAAGTTCAAGTTGGTCAAACAATTGGCTTGAAGGAAAAGTCAAAGAACTTACAACAAGTTAAGGATGCTCTTGAAGCAGTCGTAACTCGTCCATCATTTGTTTCATTTGATGACAACAAGTTGGAAGGTACTCTTGTACGTCTTCCAGAACGTGATGAAATGGAACCAGAAATTAACGAAGCCCTCGTTGTTGAATACTACAACAAGTTACTTTAA
- the ezrA gene encoding septation ring formation regulator EzrA — protein MSPTQSLIVVIAVMLILIAVAFMLYVNRRQLRAILELDDLITKIEKMHLKQDIDRLNKMDLAGESLTTLTTWRKSYEEATSKKIPQVQKLLEQAADENVHYRLFKSHQNIKQAQEIMKQTFDDAKNTKDVFTELLESNRENQVQYDALIKVYHELRKSVLADSFDYGTAIDQIENDLSNLENDFAEAKNLSAQGDQVEAKRILSKIKASLATMQQELPQIKQGRHELDSVFQDQLQELSDSYKKMIADKYYITEIDVLGKIKEIRGQITEAGQFLTELKLPELANYIKEIKKEITALYDVLAKEYKARPFVEENQDKIQRLLAREQVESKNLVAKLRHIDESYELTHGELAKSRQLEQEVNDMNRQYTVDTQNVADGKGVFSTIKDSWLGMLERLREIGEQQKQMSQDVDGLYDSENVANDSINRFKQEVSLVYRRLERKKLPGNPDTFVQMYTLVINEIGHVAKELGEVRINMEKISNELIQISDDVERLKREADDIINSADLVELTLQYSNKYSDNDAIKRAQKKTMQLYSQDYNYKEALDTIATAIEKAEPGSYQRLENLYYSDKKNE, from the coding sequence ATGTCACCAACCCAATCTCTAATCGTAGTAATTGCAGTTATGCTTATCTTAATTGCTGTTGCCTTTATGCTCTACGTTAATCGCCGGCAATTGCGGGCAATTTTGGAGTTAGACGATTTAATTACTAAAATTGAAAAAATGCATTTAAAGCAGGACATTGACCGGTTAAATAAGATGGATCTTGCCGGCGAGAGCCTGACGACCTTAACAACTTGGCGCAAGAGCTATGAGGAAGCAACAAGCAAGAAAATTCCTCAGGTGCAAAAATTGCTGGAACAGGCAGCTGACGAGAATGTTCATTATCGCTTGTTTAAGTCGCACCAAAATATTAAGCAGGCTCAGGAGATCATGAAGCAGACCTTTGATGATGCCAAGAATACCAAGGATGTTTTTACGGAATTACTTGAATCTAACCGCGAAAATCAGGTGCAGTATGATGCCTTAATCAAGGTTTATCATGAATTGCGCAAGAGTGTTTTGGCTGATTCGTTTGATTATGGCACGGCAATCGATCAGATCGAAAATGACTTGTCGAACTTAGAGAATGACTTCGCTGAAGCAAAGAATTTGTCAGCGCAGGGCGATCAAGTTGAGGCCAAACGGATTTTGTCCAAAATCAAGGCATCTTTGGCGACAATGCAGCAAGAACTGCCGCAAATTAAGCAAGGTCGCCATGAGCTAGATTCTGTTTTTCAAGATCAGCTGCAGGAATTGTCGGATTCCTATAAAAAGATGATTGCTGATAAGTACTACATTACTGAAATTGATGTCTTAGGCAAGATTAAAGAGATTCGCGGACAGATTACTGAAGCAGGGCAATTTTTGACAGAATTAAAACTGCCGGAATTAGCTAACTATATTAAGGAAATTAAAAAGGAAATTACTGCCCTCTATGATGTTCTAGCTAAAGAATACAAGGCGCGGCCATTTGTTGAAGAAAACCAAGATAAAATTCAGCGATTATTAGCGCGTGAACAGGTAGAATCCAAGAATTTGGTTGCTAAACTGCGCCATATTGATGAGAGCTACGAGCTGACACACGGCGAGTTAGCTAAGAGTAGGCAGCTGGAGCAGGAAGTCAACGACATGAACCGGCAATACACGGTTGACACGCAAAACGTGGCTGATGGCAAAGGTGTATTTTCTACGATTAAAGATTCGTGGCTGGGGATGCTGGAGCGTTTGCGCGAGATTGGTGAGCAGCAAAAGCAGATGTCGCAGGATGTCGATGGTCTGTATGATTCCGAGAATGTGGCTAACGACTCGATCAACCGCTTTAAGCAAGAAGTATCTCTAGTGTACCGGCGATTAGAACGCAAAAAGTTGCCGGGAAATCCTGATACCTTTGTTCAAATGTATACCTTGGTAATCAATGAGATTGGTCATGTTGCTAAGGAATTAGGTGAAGTTAGAATTAACATGGAAAAGATTTCTAACGAGTTAATTCAAATTTCTGACGATGTTGAGCGCTTGAAGCGTGAAGCCGACGACATCATTAATTCTGCAGATTTAGTTGAATTGACCTTGCAGTACTCCAATAAGTATTCTGATAACGATGCAATTAAACGGGCGCAAAAGAAGACGATGCAGCTTTACAGTCAGGACTACAATTATAAGGAAGCTTTGGACACGATTGCGACAGCAATTGAGAAGGCTGAGCCTGGATCATATCAGCGGTTAGAAAATTTATACTATTCTGATAAAAAGAATGAATAA
- a CDS encoding cysteine desulfurase family protein — translation MIYFDNSATTKIDPAVLATYDQVAQNIWGNPSSLHKMGDRAFQLLTSSRKQIASLLGTKQDEIFFTSGGTESNNLAIKGTAIQKREFGKHIITSSVEHASVANAFNALENLGYRVTRLPVDKEGRVNVNDLRNAIDTDTTLVSIMGVNNEIGTIQPIEAISDLLTNYPTIQFHVDNVQALGKHIWPRVFTPRVDLSSLSAHKFHAPRGIGILYKKEGKMLSPLHDGGGQEKGLRSGTENLPAIAAMAKAVRLLLTDEAAKADREAAIKQKIVNYLQDKPGIKIFSPVSDGFTPHILCFALEGIRGETLVHTLEEHDIYTSTTSACASTKTDEASTLVSMHVDDKIATSAIRLSFDESNTIEEADEFIAVFDKIYQHFAKINHLGE, via the coding sequence GTGATTTATTTTGATAATAGTGCGACGACTAAGATTGATCCGGCAGTGTTAGCTACTTATGATCAAGTTGCACAAAACATTTGGGGGAATCCGTCTAGTTTACATAAAATGGGCGACCGCGCGTTTCAATTATTGACGAGTTCGCGCAAGCAAATTGCCAGTTTACTAGGTACTAAACAAGATGAAATTTTCTTTACTTCTGGTGGAACTGAATCCAATAATCTGGCAATTAAGGGAACGGCAATTCAGAAGCGTGAATTTGGTAAGCACATCATTACTTCAAGTGTGGAACATGCTTCTGTTGCCAACGCGTTTAATGCCTTAGAGAACTTGGGCTATCGGGTTACGCGGCTTCCGGTTGATAAAGAGGGCCGCGTGAACGTTAATGATTTGCGCAATGCGATTGATACGGACACAACCCTGGTTTCGATTATGGGTGTCAACAATGAAATTGGGACAATCCAGCCGATTGAGGCCATCAGTGATTTACTAACCAACTACCCAACAATTCAATTCCACGTTGATAATGTTCAGGCTCTTGGTAAACATATTTGGCCGCGAGTATTTACTCCGCGCGTTGACTTGTCGAGCTTATCAGCACACAAGTTCCATGCGCCACGTGGCATTGGTATTTTATATAAAAAAGAAGGCAAGATGCTGTCACCGCTGCATGATGGTGGTGGTCAAGAAAAAGGTTTGCGGTCTGGTACGGAGAACTTACCAGCAATTGCGGCAATGGCGAAGGCTGTGCGGTTACTTTTGACTGATGAGGCCGCTAAAGCTGACCGCGAAGCCGCAATTAAGCAAAAAATTGTCAATTATCTGCAGGATAAGCCGGGAATCAAAATTTTCTCGCCAGTTAGTGACGGCTTTACACCACATATTTTGTGCTTTGCCCTTGAAGGAATTCGGGGAGAGACCCTGGTACACACGCTGGAAGAACACGACATTTATACATCAACAACTTCTGCTTGTGCTTCAACTAAGACTGATGAGGCCAGCACTTTGGTATCAATGCACGTTGACGACAAGATTGCAACTAGCGCAATTCGGCTGAGCTTCGATGAGAGCAATACAATAGAAGAAGCTGATGAATTTATCGCTGTCTTTGATAAGATTTACCAGCATTTTGCTAAAATTAATCATTTGGGAGAATAA
- the thiI gene encoding tRNA uracil 4-sulfurtransferase ThiI produces the protein MEYTEIMVRYGELSTKGKNRKDFIGKLAGNVTKVLRNFPEVEIHPRHDRMHIVLNGAPFAEIDQRLKKVFGIQTYSPTIKIEKTLQAIEETSLALMKETFKKGMTFKVNTKRSDHHFAYDTNELNSLVGDYLFENMADLKVEMKHPDLVLRIEVRQDAIYISNQLLHGAGGMPVGTGGRAVMMLSGGIDSPVASYLALKRGVDIEMVHFFSPPYTTEKALNKAKELTGILANYAGRINFIAVPFAEIQETIKEKVPEGYLMTVQRRFMLRLADEIRAKRNELAIFNGESVGQVASQTLESMMAINDVTTTPVVRPVATMDKTEIIRLAEEIGTFDLSIKPFEDCCTIFAPPRPKTKPKVDKAREYEARLDVDGLIERALAGIKVTAIYPNDKFLADKAEEDAALL, from the coding sequence ATGGAATATACGGAAATTATGGTTCGTTACGGCGAACTATCGACAAAAGGAAAGAACAGAAAGGACTTCATCGGCAAGCTTGCTGGTAACGTAACTAAGGTGTTGCGTAATTTCCCAGAAGTTGAAATTCACCCGCGGCATGACCGGATGCACATTGTGCTGAATGGGGCACCGTTTGCGGAAATCGACCAGCGTTTGAAAAAGGTGTTTGGTATCCAGACCTATTCGCCAACAATTAAGATTGAAAAAACACTGCAGGCAATTGAAGAAACTTCTTTGGCACTAATGAAGGAAACTTTTAAAAAGGGCATGACCTTTAAAGTTAATACTAAGCGCAGTGACCACCATTTTGCTTATGATACAAATGAATTAAACTCACTTGTTGGTGATTATTTATTTGAAAACATGGCCGACTTAAAGGTAGAAATGAAGCACCCAGACCTTGTTCTACGAATTGAAGTTCGTCAAGATGCGATTTATATTTCTAACCAATTATTACATGGTGCTGGTGGGATGCCTGTTGGTACCGGTGGTCGTGCCGTCATGATGCTTTCGGGTGGGATTGACTCACCAGTTGCGTCATACTTGGCACTCAAGCGCGGCGTTGATATTGAAATGGTGCACTTCTTTAGTCCGCCTTATACTACTGAGAAGGCTCTGAACAAGGCAAAGGAATTGACTGGGATTTTAGCAAATTATGCTGGTCGCATTAACTTTATTGCCGTTCCGTTTGCGGAAATTCAGGAAACAATCAAGGAAAAAGTGCCAGAAGGATATTTGATGACGGTTCAACGGCGGTTTATGCTGCGGCTGGCTGATGAAATTCGGGCTAAGAGAAATGAATTGGCAATTTTTAATGGTGAATCAGTTGGTCAAGTTGCTTCACAAACTTTAGAGTCAATGATGGCCATCAATGACGTGACGACAACTCCTGTTGTGCGGCCAGTTGCGACGATGGACAAGACCGAAATTATTCGCTTGGCTGAAGAAATTGGCACCTTTGATTTGTCTATCAAGCCATTTGAAGATTGTTGTACAATTTTTGCGCCACCACGCCCTAAGACCAAGCCAAAAGTTGACAAGGCTCGTGAATATGAAGCCCGCCTTGACGTTGACGGCTTAATTGAACGCGCTCTTGCAGGGATCAAGGTCACGGCAATTTATCCGAATGACAAGTTTTTAGCTGATAAAGCTGAAGAAGATGCTGCATTACTATAA
- a CDS encoding valine--tRNA ligase, which translates to MTDLAPKYDHKEVEDGRYQTWLDEDLFKPSGDKKAHPYSIVIPPPNVTGKLHLGHAWDTAIQDTLIRFKRMQGYDTLYLPGMDHAGIATQAKVEAKLRKQGKDRHQMGREAFVKQVWDWKDEYASIIKGQWAKMGLSLDYSRERFTLDEGLSKAVRRVFVQLYNEGLIYRGQYIINWDPALQTALSDIEVIHQDDKGAFYHIKYPFADGSGFVEIATTRPETMFGDTAVAVAPGDERYKDLVGKELILPLVGRHIPIIEDQHVDPDFGTGLVKITPAHDPNDFATGNRHNLKRINVMNDDGTMNEECGEYAGMDRFDCRKQLVADLKEQGYLIKVKPIVHSVGHSERSGVQVEPRLSTQWFVKMKPLADKVLANQKTDGRVNFVPERFEQTLEHWMENVHDWVISRQLWWGHRIPAWYNKKTGEMYVGEEAPKDAENWRQDPDVLDTWFSSALWPFSTMGWPDEDAPDFKRYFPTNALVTGYDIIFFWVSRMIFQSLHFTNERPFKDVVLHGLIRDEQGRKMSKSLGNGVDPMDVVNEYGADALRWFLLNGTAPGQDTRYNPKKLAAAWNFINKIWNASRFVIMNLPEDAQPAHMPDTSKFDLADSWIFDRLNHTVSEVVRLFDEYKFGEAGREAYNFIWNDFCDWYIEISKVALNGDDAELKARKQDNLIWILDQILRLLHPIMPFVTEKLWLSMPHTGKSIMVAKYPEAHSEFVNEQASRDMTFLIDVIKAVRNIRMEVNAPMSSPIDIMIQLDDAANERILTDNEDYVKNFLHPKKLEIATEMAAPKLAKTAVISGAQIFVPLAELVNIDDELKRMAKEEQDLEAEVARSTKKLANQGFVAHAPAAVIDKEKAKKADYESQLAGIRQRIQDLKESK; encoded by the coding sequence ATGACAGATTTGGCTCCAAAATATGATCACAAGGAAGTTGAGGATGGTCGTTACCAAACTTGGCTTGATGAGGATTTGTTTAAGCCGTCAGGCGATAAAAAGGCACACCCATATTCAATTGTTATTCCGCCGCCAAACGTTACGGGAAAATTGCACTTGGGACACGCTTGGGACACAGCAATTCAAGATACATTGATTCGTTTTAAGCGGATGCAGGGCTATGACACGCTGTATTTGCCAGGAATGGACCACGCGGGAATTGCAACTCAGGCAAAAGTTGAAGCCAAGTTGCGCAAGCAAGGCAAAGATCGTCACCAAATGGGACGTGAAGCCTTTGTCAAGCAAGTTTGGGACTGGAAGGACGAATACGCTAGCATTATCAAGGGTCAATGGGCCAAAATGGGTCTGTCACTTGATTACTCCCGTGAACGTTTTACTTTAGATGAAGGTTTATCTAAGGCTGTTCGCCGCGTCTTTGTTCAATTATATAACGAGGGCTTAATCTACCGCGGGCAATATATTATTAACTGGGATCCAGCTTTACAAACTGCTTTGAGTGATATTGAAGTTATCCACCAGGATGACAAGGGTGCCTTTTACCACATTAAGTATCCATTCGCTGATGGCTCGGGCTTTGTTGAAATTGCAACGACGCGTCCCGAGACTATGTTTGGTGATACTGCTGTTGCGGTTGCTCCTGGGGATGAACGTTACAAGGACTTGGTTGGTAAAGAACTGATTTTACCACTTGTTGGCCGCCATATTCCGATTATTGAAGATCAACACGTTGACCCAGACTTTGGGACTGGTTTAGTAAAGATTACGCCAGCTCATGACCCGAACGACTTTGCCACTGGTAATCGGCATAACTTAAAACGGATTAACGTCATGAATGATGACGGTACGATGAACGAGGAATGTGGCGAATATGCCGGCATGGATCGCTTTGACTGCCGTAAGCAATTAGTTGCAGACTTAAAAGAACAAGGTTACTTGATTAAAGTTAAGCCAATTGTTCACTCCGTTGGTCACTCAGAACGTTCTGGCGTTCAAGTTGAACCTCGTTTGTCAACTCAATGGTTTGTTAAGATGAAGCCATTAGCTGATAAAGTGTTGGCTAACCAAAAGACTGATGGTCGGGTTAACTTTGTTCCTGAGCGATTTGAGCAAACCCTTGAACATTGGATGGAAAATGTTCATGACTGGGTAATTTCTCGCCAATTATGGTGGGGTCACCGGATTCCAGCTTGGTACAATAAGAAGACCGGTGAAATGTACGTTGGTGAAGAAGCACCTAAGGATGCTGAAAACTGGCGGCAAGACCCTGATGTTCTGGATACTTGGTTCTCAAGTGCTCTATGGCCATTTTCAACGATGGGCTGGCCTGATGAAGACGCACCGGACTTTAAGCGTTACTTCCCAACTAACGCACTAGTTACTGGTTACGACATTATCTTCTTCTGGGTATCACGGATGATTTTCCAAAGTTTACACTTTACGAATGAGCGTCCGTTTAAAGACGTTGTTTTGCACGGTTTAATTCGTGATGAACAAGGTCGAAAGATGAGTAAATCATTGGGCAACGGGGTTGACCCAATGGATGTTGTTAACGAATATGGTGCCGATGCTTTGCGCTGGTTCTTATTGAACGGTACAGCTCCAGGTCAAGATACTCGTTACAATCCAAAGAAGTTAGCTGCAGCTTGGAACTTTATCAACAAGATTTGGAATGCTTCAAGATTTGTAATCATGAACTTGCCAGAAGATGCCCAGCCAGCTCACATGCCTGATACCAGTAAGTTTGACTTAGCTGATAGTTGGATCTTTGACCGGTTGAACCACACAGTGAGCGAAGTTGTTCGTTTATTTGATGAATACAAGTTTGGTGAGGCAGGCCGTGAAGCTTATAACTTTATCTGGAATGACTTCTGCGACTGGTATATTGAAATTTCTAAGGTTGCCTTAAACGGTGATGACGCAGAGTTAAAGGCAAGAAAGCAGGATAACTTAATCTGGATTCTTGATCAAATTTTGCGGTTATTGCACCCAATTATGCCGTTTGTAACCGAAAAATTATGGTTGTCCATGCCTCATACTGGCAAGTCAATTATGGTTGCCAAGTACCCAGAAGCTCACAGTGAATTTGTTAATGAACAAGCTTCACGTGATATGACATTCTTAATTGATGTAATTAAGGCAGTCCGGAATATTCGCATGGAAGTTAATGCACCAATGTCATCACCAATTGATATTATGATTCAACTTGATGATGCCGCAAATGAACGGATTTTGACCGACAACGAAGATTACGTTAAGAACTTCTTGCACCCAAAGAAGTTGGAAATTGCCACAGAAATGGCTGCGCCAAAATTAGCTAAAACAGCAGTTATTTCCGGTGCGCAAATTTTTGTTCCGTTAGCTGAACTGGTTAACATTGATGATGAACTTAAGCGGATGGCAAAAGAGGAGCAAGACCTTGAGGCAGAAGTTGCTCGTTCAACTAAGAAGTTAGCTAACCAAGGTTTCGTTGCTCATGCACCAGCAGCAGTTATTGACAAGGAAAAGGCCAAGAAGGCTGACTATGAAAGTCAATTGGCTGGTATTCGTCAACGAATTCAAGATTTGAAAGAGAGTAAATAA
- a CDS encoding folylpolyglutamate synthase/dihydrofolate synthase family protein has product MIFTKAQDVISYLYSLPKFHAKGDLTFIKRVLAELDNPQDKVKMLHVTGTNGKGSTSYYLSNLLQKAGQKTGLFVSPYVFAFGERIQLNGQNLSDPDLVATANQIEQVLQKIRQTDPDFGLVTFEYEAVMAFTYFAQKECDYAVIEVGIGGTHDSTNVIKPEVSVITTIGLDHEKIIGPTIQDIAREKSGIIKYQRPIVLGNVPQTVLPIIKEKAEQEQAPVFRLGQDFTVKSALQTSYRDARRTLTFAIRPEVEGYDLAVAIRAFSTLNLPLSDEKIGEAINHTVIPGRYQILQDQPLIILDGAHNIQAMQNLLNFVHDQQARRRGKVRVLITMMKDKDLTEVFSLFQESDQVELTTIAYPRAAKKADFPSAVQAKYPYDASWQAAFTQLKQDSQPNDILLVTGSFYLVGEVLQLEATNASSRH; this is encoded by the coding sequence GTGATTTTTACCAAAGCGCAAGATGTGATATCTTATTTATATTCATTACCCAAATTTCACGCAAAAGGTGACCTGACCTTTATTAAGCGGGTCTTAGCAGAATTGGATAATCCTCAAGATAAAGTCAAGATGCTTCACGTTACGGGCACTAATGGTAAAGGTTCTACTTCGTATTATTTAAGTAATTTATTGCAAAAGGCTGGTCAAAAGACTGGCCTTTTTGTCTCACCGTACGTTTTTGCGTTTGGTGAGCGGATCCAATTAAATGGTCAAAATCTTAGTGATCCTGATTTGGTAGCAACTGCTAATCAAATTGAACAGGTTTTGCAAAAAATCAGGCAAACAGACCCTGATTTTGGCTTAGTTACTTTTGAATATGAAGCAGTCATGGCTTTTACCTATTTTGCCCAAAAAGAGTGTGACTATGCAGTAATTGAGGTGGGCATCGGGGGCACGCATGACTCCACAAACGTGATTAAACCTGAAGTTAGCGTCATTACAACCATCGGCCTTGATCATGAAAAAATTATTGGCCCCACGATCCAAGATATTGCTCGGGAAAAGAGCGGCATCATTAAATATCAGCGGCCAATAGTTTTAGGCAACGTACCACAGACGGTTTTACCGATTATTAAAGAAAAAGCGGAGCAGGAACAGGCCCCCGTATTTCGATTAGGTCAGGACTTTACTGTAAAAAGTGCCTTGCAAACAAGCTATCGGGATGCAAGAAGAACATTGACTTTTGCCATTAGACCCGAAGTTGAAGGTTATGATCTGGCCGTTGCGATTCGGGCCTTTAGTACTCTGAATTTGCCGCTGAGTGATGAAAAGATTGGAGAAGCAATTAACCACACGGTAATTCCGGGGCGTTATCAAATTTTGCAGGATCAGCCGCTGATTATTTTAGATGGGGCACATAATATCCAAGCAATGCAAAATTTGCTCAATTTTGTTCACGACCAGCAGGCGAGACGTCGCGGCAAAGTGCGGGTGCTGATTACGATGATGAAGGACAAGGACTTAACAGAAGTCTTTTCGCTATTTCAAGAGTCCGATCAAGTCGAACTGACGACAATTGCTTATCCGCGCGCCGCTAAAAAGGCAGACTTTCCCTCTGCAGTGCAAGCAAAGTATCCGTATGATGCAAGCTGGCAAGCTGCTTTTACGCAGTTAAAGCAAGATAGTCAGCCAAATGATATACTGCTAGTAACGGGGTCGTTTTATCTCGTCGGAGAAGTTTTGCAATTGGAGGCCACAAATGCAAGTTCAAGGCATTGA